In the genome of Massilibacillus massiliensis, one region contains:
- a CDS encoding ABC transporter ATP-binding protein — MIKLVNVDMEFKEKKILKNINLGIEKGETLAVIGASGSGKSTLLRLMIGLLRPTKGEIWINDTELSKLGESALDQVRLQMGMVFQYSALFDSMTVGENVAFGLREHQKLSEAEIAAKVHEKLKMVDLEGYENYMPNELSGGMKKRVSLARAIAFEPDIVLYDEPSAGLDPIMTAKIDSLIVHTQKMLGVTSVVVTHHMESAFHIADRIAMIHEGQIIALGNVDEMKNTKNPIVKEFIYGSKGSLRRGKDDNRS; from the coding sequence GTGATTAAATTAGTGAATGTAGATATGGAGTTTAAAGAGAAAAAAATTCTGAAAAATATTAATTTAGGAATAGAAAAAGGTGAAACACTAGCTGTTATCGGTGCAAGCGGATCCGGTAAAAGTACGTTACTGCGTCTGATGATTGGATTGCTGAGGCCGACTAAAGGAGAAATTTGGATCAATGATACGGAGTTATCAAAATTAGGTGAAAGCGCGCTTGATCAGGTTAGGCTGCAAATGGGCATGGTATTTCAATATTCCGCTTTATTTGATTCAATGACTGTTGGTGAAAATGTTGCCTTTGGACTGAGGGAACATCAAAAATTAAGTGAAGCTGAAATTGCAGCAAAGGTTCATGAAAAATTGAAAATGGTAGATTTAGAAGGCTATGAAAACTATATGCCAAATGAACTGTCTGGTGGGATGAAGAAAAGGGTTAGTCTGGCACGGGCGATTGCTTTTGAGCCAGATATTGTTTTATATGATGAGCCAAGTGCAGGTCTTGACCCAATTATGACAGCGAAAATTGACAGTTTGATTGTGCATACGCAAAAGATGTTAGGCGTTACTTCTGTTGTTGTGACACATCACATGGAAAGTGCGTTTCATATTGCCGATCGCATTGCCATGATCCATGAAGGGCAGATCATTGCACTTGGAAATGTTGATGAGATGAAAAATACAAAAAACCCAATCGTGAAAGAATTTATTTATGGATCGAAAGGCAGTCTAAGGAGGGGCAAAGATGACAACAGAAGCTAA
- a CDS encoding MlaE family ABC transporter permease, with protein sequence MVGYLEKVGRSVIASMEAFGAVVLLIYEVFCQLKKPPKIKHILVQMAHLGVDTLPIVLLMILFTGMVITLQTAQEFIKYGAQSTVGGVVAIAMGRELGPVLTGVVAAGRVGAAITAEISTMKVTEQIDALRVMATNPVGYLVIPRLIACMLTLPILVVFADVVGTIGGYLVATFYAGINSVTYIQSILNFTVLHDITGGLIKAVFFGAVIAIVGCYKGLNAPDGAVGVGQATTGSVVISIVIIFISNCFLSLILYR encoded by the coding sequence ATGGTTGGTTACTTGGAAAAAGTTGGCCGTAGTGTGATCGCATCTATGGAAGCTTTTGGTGCGGTAGTACTGCTTATCTATGAAGTTTTCTGTCAACTTAAAAAGCCGCCTAAAATAAAACATATATTGGTGCAGATGGCACATTTAGGTGTGGATACGCTGCCGATTGTATTACTTATGATTTTATTTACAGGAATGGTTATTACTTTGCAGACAGCGCAAGAATTTATTAAATATGGTGCGCAATCGACGGTTGGTGGTGTTGTAGCGATTGCAATGGGACGTGAGCTCGGACCTGTTTTGACAGGCGTGGTTGCTGCCGGGCGTGTTGGTGCTGCGATTACTGCAGAAATTAGTACGATGAAAGTTACAGAACAAATTGATGCGCTAAGAGTGATGGCGACAAATCCGGTAGGGTATTTGGTCATTCCACGCTTGATTGCTTGTATGCTGACCTTGCCGATTTTGGTTGTGTTTGCTGATGTGGTTGGTACGATCGGCGGTTATTTAGTTGCTACTTTCTATGCGGGGATCAATTCGGTAACTTATATACAATCGATTCTTAACTTTACTGTATTGCATGATATTACAGGCGGATTAATCAAAGCGGTTTTCTTTGGTGCAGTGATTGCGATCGTTGGTTGCTATAAAGGCTTGAACGCCCCGGATGGAGCTGTTGGTGTTGGACAAGCCACCACGGGATCTGTTGTTATTTCGATTGTTATTATTTTTATTTCTAACTGTTTCTTATCGTTGATTTTGTATCGCTAG